Proteins encoded together in one Quercus lobata isolate SW786 chromosome 3, ValleyOak3.0 Primary Assembly, whole genome shotgun sequence window:
- the LOC115981307 gene encoding uncharacterized protein LOC115981307, with translation MCFSEEDVKGVQQSHDDPLVIMLMIEGFNTRRILMDNGSSVETIYLSAFQQLKLDPRRLRLFDSPLVSFNEDKVYPKGIVTLTVTVGTYPRQLTRQLDFLVVDCPSSYNVIIGRPTLNRWKAATSTYYLKVKFPTENEVGEVKGDQILARECYQAVLAAKENHTWMIEEKEEDKVEALETVELVEGKTANTTRIGTILSPEMKTRFIQFLKENLDVFAWSYKDMPDKVNKLLSTGFIREVYYPEWLANVVIVKKANEKWRMCVDFIDLNKACLKDSFPLPKIDQLVDFTARHRLLTFMDAFSGYNQIKMAEEG, from the exons ATGTGTTTCTCAGAAGAAGATGTTAAGGGGGTGCAGCAATCTCATGATGATCCTTTGGTCATAATGCTCATGATAGAAGGATTCAATACTAGGAGAATCCTTATGGATAATGGTAGCTCGGTAGAAACCATCTACCTCTCCGCTTTCCAACAGCTGAAACTAGATCCAAGAAGGCTGCGCCTATTTGACTCTCCCCTCGTAAGTTTTAATGAAGACAAGGTGTATCCCAAAGGCATAGTGACGCTGACGGTGACAGTGGGGACTTACCCGAGACAGTTGACTCGCCAGCTGGACTTTTTAGTGGTAGACTGCCCTTCATCTTACAATGTGATCATCGGGAGACCTACTCTTAACCGCTGGAAGGCAGCCACGTCTACTTATTACTTGAAGGTAAAGTTCCCAACAGAGAATGAGGTGGGCGAGGTAAAAGGAGATCAAATATTAGCTAGGGAATGCTACCAAGCAGTGTTAGCGGCAAAAGAAAACCATACATGGATGATCGAGGAGAAGGAGGAAGATAAAGTGGAAGCCTTGGAGACAGTGGAGTTGGTCGAAGGCAAGACAGCAAACACAACCAGAATAGGGACGATACTAAGTCCCGAGATGAAGACGAGATTCATCCAGTTCCTTAAAGAGAACCTGGATGTCTTCGCATGGAGTTACAAGGACATGCCAG ACAAAGTTAACAAGTTGTTATCGACTGGCTTTATTCGGGAGGTTTACTATCCAGAGTGGCTCGCTAACGTCGTCATTGTGAAGAAAGCGAATGAgaaatggagaatgtgcgtggacttcataGACCTGAATAAAGCTTGCCTAAAAGATAGTTTCCCTCTGCCAAAGATAGACCAGCTGGTGGATTTTACTGCCAGGCATAGGTTACTGACGTTCATGGATgccttctcagggtacaaccagataaaAATGGCCGAAGAGGGCTAG